A genomic stretch from Panthera uncia isolate 11264 chromosome E3, Puncia_PCG_1.0, whole genome shotgun sequence includes:
- the AQP8 gene encoding aquaporin-8 — MSAEAAVSVCDAEFVGGKGKQPSMGGRCRESWYERFLQPCLVELLGSALFIFIGCLSVIENGPDTGLLQPALAHGLALGLIIATLGNISGGHFNPAVSLAAMLIGGLNLVMLLPYWISQLCGGLIGAALAKAVSPEDRFWNASGAAFVTVQEPGQVGGAVVVELILTTLLALAVCMGAINEKTQGPLAPFSIGFAVTVDILAGGAVSGACMNPARAFGPAVVANHWDFHWIYWLGPLLGSLLVGVLIRFIIGDGKTRLIFKGR, encoded by the exons ATGTCTGCGGAG GCggctgtgtctgtgtgtgacGCTGAGTTTGTCGGTGGCAAGGGGAAGCAGCCAAGCATGGGAGGCAGGTGTCGTGAATCCTGGTATGAGCGGTTCCTGCAGCCCTGTCTGGTCGAACTGCTGGGTTCTGCCCTCTTCATCTTCATCGGGTGCCTGTCGGTCATTGAGAACGGGCCGGACACTGGGCTGCTGCAGCCGGCCTTGGCTCACGGGCTGGCCCTGGGCCTCATCATCGCCACACTGGGGAATATCAG TGGTGGGCACTTCAACCCTGCGGTGTCCTTGGCGGCCATGCTGATCGGAGGCCTCAACCTGGTGATGCTCCTTCCCTACTGGATCTCCCAGCTGTGCGGGGGGCTGATCGGGGCCGCCTTGGCCAAG GCAGTGAGTCCTGAAGACAGGTTCTGGAACGCGTCTGGGGCGGCCTTTGTGACGGTCCAGGAgccggggcaggtggggggggcggtggtggtggaGCTGATCCTGACGACCCTGCTGGCACTGGCTGTTTGCATGGGCGCCATCAACGAGAAGACGCAGGGCCCTCTGGCTCCATTCTCCATTGGCTTTGCCGTCACCGTGGACATCCTGGCCGG GGGTGCTGTGTCCGGAGCCTGCATGAATCCTGCCCGTGCCTTTGGACCTGCTGTGGTGGCCAATCACTGGGACTTCCACTGGATCTACTGGCTGGGCCCGCTCCTGGGGAGCCTCCTCGTAGGAGTGCTTATCAG gttcaTCATTGGTGATGGGAAAACCCGCCTAATATTTAAGGGACGGTGA